In Eretmochelys imbricata isolate rEreImb1 chromosome 4, rEreImb1.hap1, whole genome shotgun sequence, a single window of DNA contains:
- the COQ2 gene encoding 4-hydroxybenzoate polyprenyltransferase, mitochondrial yields MAALVTRLCRVPGTAAGPLRLLRAGSARPAAALAVPPHGAPGPPLGLGWEAGSGRRPLSFSAAGLVSSAPGPLQPYLRLMRLDKPIGTWLLYLPCTWSIGLAAEPGCFPDWYMLSLFGTGAVLMRGAGCTINDMWDRDYDKKVLRTASRPIAVGDISTFQSFVFLGGQLSLALCVLLCLNYYSIALGAASLSLVITYPLMKRITYWPQLVLGLTFNWGALLGWSAIKGSCDWSVCLPLYFSGVMWTLIYDTIYAHQDKKDDMVIGVKSTALRFNENTKQWLSGFSVAMLVGLSVAGINCDQTFLYYTAVATISAHLAHQIYTLDIHKPEDCWKKFTSNRTVGLLLFIGIVTGNLRKRKNPKEMNAINPDI; encoded by the exons ATGGCGGCCCTGGTAACACGGCTCTGCCGGGTCCCCGGAACTGCCGCCGGGCCCCTCCGCCTCCTCCGAGCCGGCTCCGCCCGCCCCGCCGCCGCGCTCGCTGTcccgccccacggcgcccccGGACCGCcgctgggcctgggctgggaggcgGGGAGCGGGAGGCGGCCGCTGAGCTTCTCCGCGGCGGGGCTGGTGAGCTCGGCCCCCGGCCCGCTGCAGCCCTACCTGCGGCTCATGAGGCTGGACAAGCCCATCG GAACGTGGCTGTTGTATTTGCCGTGCACATGGAGTATAGGCTtggcagcagagccaggctgTTTTCCAGACTGGTATATGCTGTCACTGTTTGGTACTGGAGCGGTCCTGATGCGTGGAGCAGGCTGCACAATTAATGACATGTGGGATCGGGACTATGACAAAAAG GTTTTAAGAACAGCAAGTCGACCAATAGCTGTTGGAGATATCTCAACTTTTCAGTCCTTCGTTTTTCTTGGGGGACAGCTTAGCTTGGCTTTGTGTGTCCTTCTGTGTCTAAATTACTATAG TATTGCCCTAGGAGCAGCCTCTCTGTCTCTTGTGATCACTTATCCCCTGATGAAGAGAATCACATATTGGCCACAGTTGGTTTTGG GACTTACGTTTAATTGGGGAGCCTTACTTGGGTGGTCTGCCATCAAAGGTTCATGTGATTGGTCCGTGTGTTTGCCTCTGTACTTCTCTGGAGTTATGTGGACGTTGATATATGACACTATCTATGCACATCAG GATAAAAAAGATGACATGGTCATTGGTGTGAAATCAACAGCACTACGGTTCAATGAAAACACAAAGCAGTGGCTCAGTGGCTTCAGTGTTGCAATGCTCGTGGGTCTGAGTGTGGCAGGAATAAACTGTGATCAGACTTTCCTCTATTACACAGCTGTGGCTACCATCAGTGCTCACTTAGCTCACCAG ATTTACACTTTGGACATACACAAACCTGAAGACTGTTGGAAGAAGTTTACCTCTAACCGCACAGTTGGACTTCTACTTTTCATAGGGATTGTAACTGGAAatttaaggaaaagaaaaaatcccAAAGAAATGAATGCAATCAACCCTGATATTTag